A window of Eubacteriaceae bacterium ES3 contains these coding sequences:
- a CDS encoding FmdE family protein, whose product MNKELWEKSVAFHGHHCPGLAIGVRASLEAMKALNINFSEDEDVVCVTENDACGVDGVQVILGCSAGKGNLIFRNRGKQAFSFFNRKTGEKIRLVLKNLPEMSRDEKEDFLLNEPDATKIFDFKTPEYDLPEAARIFQSVICEKCGEKTAEPMIRLENGQKLCLDCASSYSRGM is encoded by the coding sequence ATGAATAAAGAATTATGGGAAAAATCAGTGGCATTTCATGGACATCACTGTCCCGGTCTGGCAATTGGAGTAAGAGCTTCACTGGAAGCGATGAAGGCTTTGAATATCAATTTTTCAGAAGATGAAGATGTCGTTTGCGTCACGGAAAATGATGCCTGTGGTGTTGATGGCGTTCAGGTGATTTTAGGATGCAGTGCCGGAAAAGGAAATCTGATTTTTCGTAACCGGGGTAAACAGGCTTTTTCATTTTTTAATCGAAAAACGGGCGAGAAAATTCGTCTGGTTTTAAAAAATTTGCCGGAAATGAGTCGGGATGAAAAGGAAGATTTCCTGTTAAACGAACCGGACGCGACAAAAATTTTTGATTTTAAAACTCCGGAGTATGATTTGCCGGAAGCGGCCCGGATTTTTCAAAGTGTTATCTGTGAAAAATGCGGAGAAAAAACTGCAGAGCCCATGATTCGGTTGGAAAATGGTCAAAAACTTTGTTTGGATTGTGCGAGCTCTTATAGCAGAGGAATGTAG
- a CDS encoding extracellular solute-binding protein, which produces MKKAIALLLIGMICILTACSGKEAKSALDPDNPVTLNLWHYYSGDSKIALEQAIESFNQTVGMENGVFINAIAQGSVMELEEAVTASANGLVGAKEMPDLFSCYPDKAVELDNLGKLCDLNTYFSDGDKEKYVAEFLNNGIFDNDRLLIVPTVKSTEILYANATALNEFFLATGMDASKLSSWEGIFETAKAYYQYSDGKSLMGIDSLANYVIVGNRQLGVEIIDGENGQAVLNRQAMKKVFDVYYEATAMGYFNAIGKFRSDDIKAGDLLAFVGSTSGAAYFPTWIEKDNTQSPIDFLALSYPVFAEGEQFAISQGAGIAVTASTPEREEGAALFLKWFTDPEQNIDFAMNTGYLPVEKTAYEDDGVEARLSEMSSGEESDQNVAAVYEIAMEQVGQEKTYASAPFDGSYTVRTYLEDSLKEMSETGKETVQGLRSQGLDDEAVLKNLDVNTRFEEWYAMVKSELDESGITYIEE; this is translated from the coding sequence ATGAAAAAGGCAATTGCGTTATTATTAATAGGAATGATTTGTATATTAACAGCCTGTTCAGGGAAAGAGGCTAAGTCTGCGTTGGATCCTGATAATCCGGTAACACTGAATCTCTGGCATTATTATTCGGGGGACAGCAAAATTGCTTTAGAACAGGCGATTGAAAGTTTTAATCAGACAGTTGGTATGGAAAATGGCGTATTTATTAATGCCATTGCGCAAGGCAGCGTTATGGAACTGGAAGAGGCTGTCACAGCTTCCGCTAATGGCCTTGTTGGGGCAAAAGAAATGCCAGACCTGTTTTCCTGCTATCCTGATAAAGCTGTGGAGCTGGATAATCTGGGGAAATTATGCGATTTAAATACGTATTTTTCAGACGGAGATAAGGAAAAATATGTAGCTGAGTTTTTAAATAATGGAATTTTCGATAACGATCGTCTTTTAATTGTTCCAACGGTTAAGAGTACTGAGATTCTTTATGCGAATGCGACGGCTTTAAATGAATTCTTTCTGGCGACGGGAATGGATGCTTCAAAACTTTCCAGCTGGGAAGGGATTTTTGAAACCGCTAAAGCATATTATCAGTATAGCGATGGAAAAAGTCTGATGGGGATCGATTCCCTGGCTAACTATGTGATAGTTGGAAATCGTCAGTTGGGAGTTGAAATCATCGATGGTGAAAATGGTCAGGCGGTACTAAACCGTCAGGCGATGAAAAAAGTCTTTGATGTATATTATGAAGCGACAGCAATGGGGTATTTTAATGCGATTGGAAAATTTCGATCAGACGATATTAAGGCCGGAGATTTGCTGGCATTCGTCGGATCCACATCGGGTGCCGCCTATTTTCCCACCTGGATTGAAAAGGATAATACCCAATCACCTATTGATTTTCTGGCTTTATCCTATCCGGTTTTTGCAGAGGGTGAACAGTTTGCCATTTCTCAGGGGGCAGGTATTGCTGTAACGGCTTCAACTCCAGAGCGGGAAGAAGGCGCAGCCTTGTTTCTGAAATGGTTTACTGATCCGGAACAAAACATTGATTTCGCGATGAATACCGGTTACCTGCCAGTGGAAAAAACTGCTTATGAAGACGATGGTGTTGAAGCAAGGCTAAGTGAGATGTCATCAGGAGAAGAGAGTGATCAGAATGTGGCGGCAGTTTATGAGATTGCCATGGAGCAGGTTGGGCAAGAAAAAACCTATGCGTCCGCGCCTTTTGACGGCAGCTATACAGTACGGACATATCTTGAAGATTCATTAAAGGAGATGTCTGAAACCGGGAAGGAAACGGTCCAGGGCTTAAGAAGTCAGGGACTTGATGATGAGGCCGTTCTTAAAAATTTAGATGTAAATACCCGCTTTGAAGAATGGTATGCAATGGTAAAAAGTGAGTTGGATGAGTCTGGTATTACTTATATAGAAGAATAA
- a CDS encoding DUF2284 domain-containing protein: MLRDEIFEAIEMVGFDEYREIEAKDLVFAEAVFASCKQNTCGNYGKNHSCPPLSGDMKKNQSRFLEYDHAIILNKLAHMGDFYEKMEEAGKEVAAALNQLREKLADKPVMIAGPGGCDRCDPCAAKEDEPCRFPDEKRYSMEGSGLDIVSMSRKQNMTYNGGNNTLGFFMMVLY, encoded by the coding sequence ATGTTAAGAGATGAAATTTTCGAAGCTATTGAGATGGTCGGATTTGATGAATACCGGGAAATTGAAGCAAAAGACCTGGTCTTTGCCGAAGCGGTATTTGCCAGCTGTAAACAAAACACTTGCGGCAATTACGGAAAGAATCATTCCTGCCCGCCACTTTCAGGCGATATGAAGAAAAACCAAAGCCGGTTTCTTGAGTACGATCATGCCATTATCCTGAACAAGCTGGCCCATATGGGTGATTTCTATGAGAAAATGGAAGAAGCCGGTAAGGAAGTCGCGGCAGCACTTAATCAGCTGCGGGAAAAACTGGCAGACAAACCTGTGATGATTGCCGGTCCTGGTGGCTGTGATCGCTGCGATCCCTGCGCGGCTAAAGAAGATGAGCCCTGTCGATTCCCCGATGAAAAACGCTATTCCATGGAAGGCAGTGGCCTGGATATTGTCAGTATGTCACGTAAGCAGAATATGACTTATAACGGTGGCAACAATACCCTGGGATTCTTTATGATGGTCCTTTATTAA
- a CDS encoding histidine phosphatase family protein: MKLIVIRHAKVLFEWEKCYTGEAFNRACKGYSEAEIFCDVESDIKTGRRPVFISELKRTEETARMLFGERDFIKNEVFNEVELRSFIESSIKLPTPLLKAMGRTHWFLNITTQPELRKQTTLRAQRAIDLLEAQKEDVILVSHGIFMQVMFAELKKRGYSVRRSGSVWFENLDMIVAEK, encoded by the coding sequence ATGAAGCTGATTGTGATCCGTCATGCAAAAGTGCTGTTTGAATGGGAAAAATGCTATACCGGCGAAGCTTTTAATCGGGCTTGCAAGGGATATTCAGAAGCAGAAATTTTTTGTGATGTCGAATCTGATATTAAAACGGGAAGAAGACCAGTTTTTATTAGTGAGCTGAAGCGGACGGAAGAAACAGCCAGAATGCTTTTTGGTGAACGGGATTTTATAAAAAATGAAGTATTTAATGAAGTAGAGTTACGCTCCTTTATAGAATCATCGATTAAACTGCCGACGCCTTTGCTAAAGGCGATGGGTAGAACCCACTGGTTTTTAAATATTACGACGCAACCGGAACTCAGAAAGCAGACGACTTTGCGGGCCCAAAGGGCAATCGATTTACTGGAGGCACAAAAAGAGGATGTAATTTTGGTTAGCCACGGCATTTTTATGCAGGTAATGTTTGCAGAGCTGAAAAAGAGAGGATACTCAGTCCGACGCAGTGGATCAGTATGGTTTGAGAATCTTGATATGATTGTGGCTGAAAAATGA
- a CDS encoding diguanylate cyclase: MKLLSIYLFICIILLSLLFVSSFVRGKTSYAKVLGFLSLSTQIYILGYLMEINVESLDAMLFWNQVEYFGIPFIPALWLLTCLLYTEHGKAVKGLGLIVVFLVPVTTFVMRLTNSSYHLYYQSISLRNTILGFNALELAKGPFYYLYAVYMIAALIISFVLYYRYYCQFLVEEKSQVSLLTVTSALPLLAIILNIVCTEMSFDFMAVILPVSVLMTFMSLQFYNFLEIRDLGRDFAFEGNLNGLMLLNAQGKVVDFNRKSVDFFNYYDISIKEGDLRTQLDQHPEIYQSIEQKDKSIIKLNIGGGERYFSIVSQRLEDKKIVGRLILIEDITQGEELKKKLIEIANTDELTGLYNRRRFNECAEISFLRAIRDNKAISVLMMDLDFFKKINDNLGHQAGDQVLREMAQTLKKVFRQSDIIGRIGGEEFSVVMDNTDVYQAYEKAEVFRKRLALRKIIYKDVVIPVTVSVGVAELSSGIQKFDDLLMFADNALYKAKEQGRNRTEIAK; this comes from the coding sequence TTGAAACTACTAAGTATATATCTTTTTATTTGCATTATATTACTTTCGCTCTTATTTGTTTCTTCGTTTGTCAGGGGCAAAACCTCTTATGCGAAGGTGCTGGGTTTTCTCAGTCTGTCGACTCAAATTTATATTCTGGGTTATTTGATGGAGATTAACGTGGAATCTCTCGATGCGATGTTATTCTGGAATCAGGTGGAATACTTTGGAATTCCCTTTATACCAGCTTTATGGTTATTGACTTGTCTTTTATATACGGAACACGGTAAAGCCGTGAAGGGGTTAGGGCTGATAGTTGTTTTTCTGGTTCCAGTGACGACTTTTGTTATGCGCCTGACAAATAGCAGCTATCACCTTTATTATCAGTCCATCTCATTAAGAAACACTATTCTTGGCTTTAATGCTCTGGAACTGGCGAAAGGGCCCTTTTATTATCTTTATGCAGTTTACATGATAGCTGCACTGATTATTAGTTTCGTTTTGTATTATCGGTATTATTGTCAGTTTTTAGTGGAAGAAAAAAGTCAGGTCAGCTTACTGACAGTTACTTCTGCCTTGCCATTGCTTGCCATAATTCTGAACATTGTCTGCACTGAGATGAGTTTTGACTTCATGGCGGTCATACTGCCGGTTTCTGTTTTGATGACATTTATGTCTTTGCAGTTTTATAATTTTCTGGAGATCCGGGATCTGGGCAGAGATTTTGCTTTTGAGGGTAACCTTAACGGGTTGATGCTTCTAAATGCTCAGGGAAAAGTGGTTGATTTCAATCGCAAAAGTGTCGATTTTTTTAATTATTATGATATCTCGATTAAAGAAGGAGATTTGAGAACCCAGTTAGACCAGCATCCGGAAATTTATCAGTCTATCGAGCAGAAGGATAAATCAATAATAAAGCTTAATATTGGTGGTGGGGAGCGATATTTCAGTATCGTGAGTCAAAGGCTTGAGGACAAGAAAATTGTTGGACGCCTGATTTTAATTGAAGATATTACTCAGGGGGAGGAGCTGAAAAAGAAGCTAATCGAAATCGCCAATACTGATGAGCTGACAGGCTTATACAATCGCAGACGATTTAATGAATGTGCTGAAATATCTTTTTTACGGGCTATAAGAGATAACAAAGCCATAAGTGTTCTGATGATGGATCTGGACTTTTTCAAAAAAATTAATGATAACCTTGGACATCAGGCTGGGGATCAGGTGCTGCGTGAGATGGCGCAAACCCTTAAGAAAGTTTTTCGGCAAAGCGATATCATTGGTAGGATTGGCGGGGAGGAATTTTCGGTTGTAATGGATAATACAGATGTTTATCAGGCTTATGAAAAAGCGGAAGTATTTAGAAAGCGACTGGCATTAAGAAAAATCATTTATAAAGATGTAGTAATTCCGGTGACAGTCAGTGTGGGGGTAGCAGAACTTAGTTCTGGTATTCAAAAGTTTGATGATTTACTGATGTTTGCAGATAATGCATTATACAAGGCTAAAGAACAGGGGAGAAATAGAACAGAAATTGCAAAATAG
- a CDS encoding diguanylate cyclase, translating to MVETKNQVEKNENRLRQLVDVLRQSSASIQSFVDYTLKQAIELTESQMGYITCCDDLPEIFSLNSGWEDDLEDHVRKAYKEMFLGKHLQMLEKVRKICKPVVVNDFKLDSSLKKSQRIEIENMMVVPVLREEKIIGTIGLANRSGGFGEAEVLHMTLLMEAVFNVVTVRQARNELEQLSNRLKLATRVAKIGVFDWDMISDQLVFDEQMIKIFDLDIEAGQVDHSIWEQIIHPDDIDQVRREINSAIINIGECETEFRTLSKKKQIRILATVSADENGRPIRMIGANWDITKEKMDLNKLLESNFRLEEEIIERSYIEDALRVSEDKFKTIIDTSPDGIAITSMEGIVEFVTDRTVEMWGYDSQEEILGRNVMEFVHESYLEKAIYFISEMLRGHLTGAAEYLMIKKDGSHFYSEANANILRDKDGNPTGILYIERDVTERHQMEDEMKEMIHKDQLTGLYNRRKIDEVLIDNEHSMTESRLLSVIMVDIDFFKKVNDEHGHLIGDEVLIAVSRLLEEGIRHMDVLGRWGGEEFIIICPDTDLSGAHQLAEKLRLKIADYEFEAVGKKTCSFGVAQLKEGETVDDVLSRSDSALYLAKEMGRNRVITEEKFYTA from the coding sequence ATGGTTGAGACGAAAAATCAGGTCGAAAAGAATGAGAACCGATTAAGACAGCTGGTGGATGTGCTACGCCAATCATCTGCTTCAATTCAAAGCTTTGTTGACTATACACTGAAACAGGCGATAGAACTAACGGAAAGCCAGATGGGTTATATTACCTGTTGTGATGATTTGCCGGAGATTTTCTCTTTAAACAGTGGTTGGGAAGATGATTTAGAGGATCATGTGCGAAAGGCCTATAAAGAGATGTTTCTGGGGAAGCATCTTCAGATGCTAGAAAAAGTCAGGAAGATTTGTAAGCCTGTTGTGGTTAATGACTTTAAATTGGATAGCAGCTTAAAAAAGTCGCAGCGCATCGAGATAGAAAATATGATGGTCGTGCCAGTACTCAGAGAAGAAAAAATCATCGGGACGATCGGTCTGGCAAATCGCAGCGGTGGTTTTGGAGAAGCTGAAGTACTGCATATGACCCTGCTGATGGAAGCAGTTTTTAATGTTGTGACAGTCAGGCAGGCGAGAAATGAACTGGAGCAATTGTCAAATCGGCTGAAGTTAGCTACCCGAGTGGCCAAAATTGGAGTCTTTGACTGGGACATGATATCTGATCAGCTGGTATTTGATGAACAGATGATTAAAATATTTGATCTGGATATAGAAGCTGGACAAGTGGACCATTCAATTTGGGAGCAAATCATTCATCCTGATGATATCGACCAGGTGCGCAGAGAAATAAATAGCGCGATTATAAACATCGGTGAATGTGAAACAGAATTCCGAACGCTTTCGAAGAAAAAACAGATTCGAATTCTGGCCACAGTCTCAGCGGATGAGAATGGCCGCCCCATCAGGATGATTGGGGCTAACTGGGATATTACCAAGGAAAAGATGGATTTAAACAAGCTGCTGGAATCAAATTTTCGTTTAGAGGAAGAAATAATTGAGCGAAGCTATATAGAAGATGCGCTTCGTGTCAGTGAGGATAAGTTTAAAACAATTATCGATACTTCCCCTGATGGGATTGCCATCACATCAATGGAGGGGATTGTGGAGTTTGTGACCGATCGGACAGTTGAGATGTGGGGCTATGATTCGCAAGAGGAAATTCTAGGTCGTAACGTAATGGAATTTGTCCACGAATCCTATTTGGAAAAAGCGATTTATTTTATCAGTGAAATGTTAAGAGGACATCTGACCGGGGCAGCAGAATACCTGATGATTAAGAAAGATGGAAGTCATTTTTACAGTGAAGCTAATGCCAATATTTTAAGAGATAAAGATGGTAATCCTACAGGAATATTATATATTGAGCGGGATGTCACTGAACGTCATCAGATGGAAGACGAAATGAAAGAAATGATTCATAAGGACCAGCTGACGGGACTTTATAATCGTCGAAAAATTGATGAAGTGCTTATAGATAATGAGCATAGCATGACAGAAAGCCGTTTATTATCAGTGATCATGGTGGATATTGATTTTTTCAAAAAAGTCAATGATGAACATGGTCACCTTATTGGAGACGAAGTGTTAATCGCCGTGAGTCGACTGCTTGAAGAAGGAATCAGACACATGGATGTACTTGGTCGATGGGGTGGAGAAGAATTTATCATTATCTGTCCTGATACAGATTTATCCGGAGCTCATCAGCTGGCTGAAAAACTGCGACTTAAAATTGCCGACTACGAGTTTGAAGCAGTGGGCAAAAAGACCTGTTCTTTTGGAGTGGCCCAGCTTAAAGAGGGAGAAACGGTCGATGATGTTCTGAGTCGATCGGATTCTGCCCTGTATCTGGCTAAAGAGATGGGAAGAAACCGAGTTATTACGGAAGAAAAATTCTACACAGCTTAA
- a CDS encoding molybdenum cofactor biosynthesis protein MoaE produces MIDKSKTLPSVDEWLRAAKSDETARQEGMYLVHNGTVRQTPKAQVRKGIDDGSKVKGMFFSYDEEKVNAAIKKTFELEGIFHVRVWLNEGELSLGDDIMLVLIGGDIRPHVIDGLQFLVETIKTTCVTEIEKKEEA; encoded by the coding sequence ATGATAGATAAAAGTAAAACCCTGCCTTCGGTGGATGAGTGGTTAAGGGCTGCAAAAAGTGACGAAACTGCGCGGCAGGAAGGAATGTACCTGGTCCATAACGGGACAGTCAGACAGACGCCAAAGGCGCAGGTGCGAAAGGGTATTGATGATGGCAGCAAGGTAAAAGGTATGTTTTTTTCCTATGATGAAGAAAAAGTCAATGCAGCCATTAAAAAAACTTTTGAACTGGAGGGGATTTTTCATGTCCGGGTTTGGCTTAATGAAGGAGAACTTTCTCTAGGTGATGATATTATGCTGGTGTTGATTGGGGGGGATATCCGACCTCACGTCATAGACGGATTGCAGTTTCTGGTGGAGACAATTAAAACCACGTGTGTAACGGAAATTGAAAAAAAGGAAGAGGCCTAG
- the amt gene encoding ammonium transporter, which translates to MKTIADYMWVIISAMIVFLMQPGFMALETGMTRAKNSINVAIKNMSDFILSVAAFWFIGFGLMFGHSFHGIVGISDFFVNFEQEDWKAAFFLFQAVFAGTAATIDSGAVAERAKFSTYLLMSFITSAFIYPIFGHWAWGGFFYSDNAGWLENLGFLDFAGSTVVHSIGAWVALAGVIIIGPRVGRFTEDGKSHKIRGHNLVFAYFGVFILFFAWFGFNAGSTLTATTEIADIVANTMISASFGGITSLFISWKFSENQLPEPESIINGILGGLVGITAGCFYVSAVGSLVIGVVSGLIVYFGTLLLEKLKLDDAVGAIPVHGFAGIWGTVATGLFIQDSFLVEFGITRGQQILVQFLGCFAAFIWAFGIAFILMKIINHFYPMRVSLSHEEIGLNIAEHGASTSIFELSNSVRNIIENRNFKNASKIEVEFGTEIGELTSYFNSMVDDLKEKEEAAEEALKSLEHMAVTDGLTQILNRKHITDALEKEIYIASNYKSDLSILLFDIDFFKKVNDQFGHLAGDQVLVDISRNIQSSLRKTDYFGRYGGEEFLVVMPKTDLETAYIIANIIREKIEKMVWSFCEGYCITVSGGVVENNGSDINKLIHQADTLLYTAKENGRNQIRK; encoded by the coding sequence ATGAAAACTATCGCCGATTATATGTGGGTTATTATCTCCGCCATGATTGTCTTTCTGATGCAGCCAGGTTTTATGGCATTAGAAACCGGGATGACGCGGGCAAAAAACTCCATAAATGTTGCCATTAAAAATATGTCAGATTTTATCCTGTCAGTTGCCGCCTTCTGGTTTATCGGATTTGGCCTGATGTTTGGCCACTCATTTCACGGAATCGTAGGCATCAGTGATTTTTTTGTAAACTTTGAACAGGAAGACTGGAAAGCTGCCTTCTTTTTATTTCAAGCCGTATTTGCCGGGACTGCTGCCACCATCGATTCCGGCGCCGTTGCCGAGCGGGCGAAATTTTCAACTTATCTGCTGATGTCCTTTATTACTTCAGCTTTTATCTACCCAATCTTTGGCCACTGGGCCTGGGGCGGATTTTTTTATTCCGATAACGCCGGATGGCTGGAGAACCTTGGCTTCCTGGATTTTGCCGGTTCTACTGTTGTTCACTCCATCGGCGCTTGGGTGGCACTGGCAGGGGTAATTATAATCGGCCCCCGAGTCGGACGTTTTACTGAAGACGGAAAATCCCATAAAATCCGTGGCCACAATTTAGTCTTTGCCTATTTCGGTGTTTTTATCCTTTTCTTTGCCTGGTTTGGCTTCAACGCCGGCAGCACCCTAACCGCCACAACAGAAATCGCCGATATCGTTGCCAATACAATGATTTCCGCTTCTTTTGGGGGAATCACCAGCCTTTTTATCAGCTGGAAATTCAGCGAAAACCAGCTACCTGAACCGGAAAGCATCATCAACGGTATCCTTGGTGGCCTGGTGGGAATTACCGCTGGCTGCTTCTACGTCAGTGCCGTAGGCTCACTGGTGATCGGTGTTGTTTCCGGTCTAATTGTTTATTTCGGTACTTTATTACTGGAAAAACTAAAGCTTGATGATGCTGTCGGTGCCATCCCGGTTCACGGTTTTGCCGGAATCTGGGGAACCGTTGCCACTGGATTGTTTATTCAGGATTCTTTTTTGGTTGAATTCGGCATTACCCGAGGCCAGCAGATTCTTGTCCAGTTTTTAGGTTGCTTCGCCGCCTTTATCTGGGCTTTTGGGATCGCATTTATTCTAATGAAAATTATTAATCATTTCTACCCCATGCGAGTTTCTTTAAGCCATGAGGAAATTGGTCTAAACATCGCCGAACACGGCGCCTCTACCAGTATTTTCGAATTATCCAACTCTGTGCGAAACATTATTGAAAACCGCAACTTCAAAAACGCCTCAAAAATCGAAGTGGAATTTGGCACCGAAATTGGCGAGCTTACCTCCTATTTTAATAGCATGGTAGACGACCTAAAAGAAAAAGAAGAAGCCGCAGAAGAAGCCCTGAAATCTCTGGAACATATGGCCGTCACTGATGGTTTAACTCAAATTTTAAACCGCAAACACATTACCGATGCATTGGAAAAAGAAATTTATATTGCCAGCAACTATAAGTCCGACTTGTCCATTCTCTTATTTGATATTGATTTCTTCAAAAAAGTAAATGACCAATTTGGTCATCTGGCAGGGGATCAGGTCCTTGTTGATATTTCCCGAAACATTCAGAGCTCTTTGCGAAAAACCGATTATTTTGGCCGCTATGGCGGCGAAGAATTTTTAGTCGTGATGCCCAAAACCGATCTGGAAACCGCCTATATTATCGCTAATATTATCCGGGAAAAAATCGAAAAAATGGTCTGGAGCTTTTGTGAAGGCTACTGCATCACCGTCAGCGGCGGGGTCGTCGAAAATAACGGCTCAGATATTAACAAACTGATTCATCAGGCTGATACCTTACTTTATACCGCCAAAGAAAATGGCCGAAACCAGATCAGAAAATAA
- a CDS encoding nitroreductase family protein, whose amino-acid sequence MIKINEEKCIGCRLCEKDCPRVAIKMTDDNKAKVLNQLCFNCGHCIAICPQEAIYGDEDEMKEVIDFNEDSFQVPADNLLNFIKFRRSIRHFKEQPVEKETLEKIIEAGRFTETGSNSQDVSYIAVTETIEEVADAIYDQLRKKGQAILEKKLEGMERYHIYANLWVKMYDDYHADKIGHDRLFFHAPAIVFVTARNPINGALASSNMELMTNALGLGCCFCGFALAALNDQPEMLKKLGVEEDSSLVSCMIIGHPSVSYKRTVPRNKAKIIWR is encoded by the coding sequence ATGATAAAAATTAATGAAGAAAAGTGCATCGGATGTCGATTATGCGAAAAAGACTGTCCCAGAGTGGCCATTAAGATGACTGATGACAATAAGGCGAAGGTTTTAAATCAGTTGTGTTTTAATTGTGGGCATTGCATTGCTATCTGTCCTCAGGAAGCGATATATGGGGATGAGGATGAGATGAAAGAGGTTATCGATTTTAACGAAGACAGTTTTCAGGTACCGGCTGATAATCTGTTGAACTTTATCAAATTCAGAAGAAGTATCCGCCATTTTAAGGAGCAACCAGTTGAAAAAGAAACGCTTGAAAAAATTATTGAAGCTGGACGGTTTACGGAAACTGGATCTAACAGCCAGGATGTCTCTTATATTGCTGTTACTGAAACCATCGAAGAAGTAGCCGATGCAATTTACGATCAGCTTCGTAAAAAGGGGCAGGCCATTTTAGAGAAAAAACTTGAAGGAATGGAACGTTACCATATATACGCTAACCTTTGGGTAAAAATGTACGATGATTATCATGCTGATAAAATTGGCCACGACCGGTTGTTCTTTCATGCGCCGGCAATCGTATTTGTGACGGCCAGAAATCCAATTAATGGGGCATTGGCTTCTTCCAATATGGAACTGATGACCAATGCATTGGGTTTGGGCTGCTGTTTCTGTGGTTTTGCTCTGGCAGCCTTAAATGATCAGCCTGAGATGCTTAAGAAACTTGGCGTTGAAGAAGACAGCAGTCTGGTATCATGCATGATTATTGGCCATCCATCAGTCAGCTATAAACGGACTGTTCCAAGAAATAAAGCAAAGATTATCTGGAGATAA
- a CDS encoding QueT transporter family protein has product MKKFNVLFVTQAGIIAALYVILTFLSSMMGLASGEIQLRLSEMLCILPAFTPAAIPGLFLGCFLSNLLTGCTLIDVIFGSLATLIAAVIVYQLRHLRNPLLLTIPPVIANILVVPFILKYSYGVPLPIPMMMFTVGIGEVISCMVLGSVLYFALDKRRLLFHQH; this is encoded by the coding sequence ATGAAAAAATTTAATGTATTATTTGTTACTCAGGCCGGAATTATAGCCGCACTGTACGTCATTCTCACCTTTCTGTCCAGTATGATGGGACTGGCCAGCGGCGAAATTCAGCTGCGTCTTTCGGAGATGCTCTGTATCCTGCCGGCTTTCACACCTGCTGCCATACCAGGCTTGTTTTTAGGCTGCTTTTTAAGCAATCTGTTAACTGGGTGCACCCTGATTGATGTGATCTTCGGAAGTCTGGCTACCCTGATTGCCGCTGTCATTGTTTATCAGCTTCGCCATCTGCGCAATCCACTGCTCTTGACTATACCGCCTGTGATTGCCAATATTCTTGTCGTTCCCTTTATTCTAAAATACAGCTATGGTGTGCCACTGCCAATTCCTATGATGATGTTTACTGTTGGAATTGGAGAAGTCATCTCCTGTATGGTTCTGGGTTCTGTACTCTATTTTGCCCTGGATAAACGACGTCTACTTTTTCATCAACATTAA
- a CDS encoding ferritin family protein: MGKYRCTVCGYIHEGELTDEFTCPRCKKPASFFEKVEETQGKANKYAGTKTEKNLQDAFAGESQARNKYTYFADVAHKEGYDQISAIFLQTARNEQEHARIWFEELGNIGKTTDNLLKAAEGENYEWTDMYDRFAKDAEEEGFPELAERFRKVGAIEKAHEARYRYLLDNVEMQKVFEKSDEVMWECRVCGHLVMGKKAPDYCPVCHYSQVYFEVRKENY; the protein is encoded by the coding sequence ATGGGAAAATATCGTTGTACAGTCTGTGGATATATTCATGAAGGGGAGTTGACCGATGAGTTTACATGTCCCCGTTGCAAGAAACCTGCTTCATTTTTTGAAAAGGTAGAAGAAACCCAAGGGAAGGCTAATAAATATGCCGGAACAAAAACAGAAAAAAATCTACAGGATGCTTTTGCCGGAGAAAGTCAGGCTAGAAATAAATACACTTACTTTGCTGATGTGGCACACAAGGAAGGCTACGATCAGATTTCAGCAATCTTCTTGCAGACTGCCCGTAATGAGCAGGAACACGCCAGAATCTGGTTTGAAGAGCTGGGAAATATCGGCAAAACTACCGATAACCTGCTAAAAGCTGCAGAAGGCGAAAATTATGAGTGGACCGATATGTATGATCGATTTGCGAAAGATGCTGAGGAAGAAGGATTCCCTGAACTGGCAGAACGTTTTAGAAAAGTCGGCGCCATTGAAAAAGCTCATGAAGCTCGCTATCGATATCTTTTAGATAATGTGGAAATGCAGAAAGTATTTGAAAAAAGTGATGAAGTAATGTGGGAATGCCGTGTCTGCGGACATCTGGTGATGGGTAAAAAAGCACCAGATTATTGTCCGGTCTGCCATTATTCACAAGTTTATTTCGAAGTTCGAAAAGAAAATTATTAA